A region from the Rufibacter sp. DG15C genome encodes:
- a CDS encoding RNA polymerase sigma factor: MFLKLFSRQKDPTDLELVHQFRKTSDAACVGELFERHTEMVYLVCLKYLKDEEESKDATMQIFETLFTALQKHDVSVFKNWLHTLAKNHCLMLLRSNKKKKFSSFDDQTNATLEKSGAHSFTDQPEPDLDVQALAQGLRELNEEQRQCVELFYLQKKSYKEIADLTGYEVAKVKSHIQNGKRNLRIYLEKNYEQ, encoded by the coding sequence ATGTTTTTAAAACTCTTCTCACGCCAAAAAGACCCTACTGACCTGGAGCTGGTGCACCAGTTCAGGAAGACCAGTGACGCGGCGTGCGTGGGTGAGTTGTTTGAGCGGCACACCGAGATGGTGTATCTGGTGTGCCTTAAGTATTTGAAGGACGAGGAGGAAAGCAAAGACGCCACTATGCAGATTTTTGAGACGCTCTTTACCGCGTTGCAAAAGCATGATGTAAGTGTCTTCAAAAACTGGCTGCACACCTTGGCCAAAAACCACTGCTTGATGCTACTCAGGTCAAACAAAAAGAAAAAATTCAGTTCCTTTGATGACCAAACCAACGCCACCCTGGAAAAGTCTGGTGCGCATTCTTTCACAGACCAACCTGAGCCCGACCTGGATGTGCAGGCCTTGGCGCAGGGTCTCAGAGAACTGAACGAGGAGCAGCGCCAGTGCGTGGAGTTGTTTTATTTGCAAAAGAAAAGCTACAAAGAGATTGCAGACTTGACCGGATACGAGGTGGCCAAAGTGAAAAGCCACATTCAGAACGGAAAGCGGAACCTGCGCATTTACCTGGAGAAAAACTATGAACAGTAA
- a CDS encoding rhamnan synthesis F family protein: MSISVLCHLFYENSLVDLFPYFKNLQEMKVDFYFNICSETTYKDSLYKNIKSNFPDSVITVSSNVGKDIGGKLVLIDLYLKIGNKSDYLIFIHDKVSPHAANGRLWREKLLSILEPSKISQILREFSINDNVGLIANKDLLLNEFDQRSGKILGSNASILLELLNDYRFKIKDYTFVGGTMFWVRSKIYEDFFSKHNPLTIRSSLEKGNVLDNDNGTYAHSWERILSWIMNNSSFKIKGI; the protein is encoded by the coding sequence ATGTCAATTTCTGTTTTATGTCATCTTTTCTATGAAAATTCCTTAGTTGACCTTTTTCCTTATTTTAAAAATTTGCAGGAAATGAAGGTTGATTTTTATTTTAATATATGTTCAGAAACTACTTATAAAGATTCTCTTTACAAAAATATAAAATCTAATTTTCCAGACTCTGTAATTACGGTTTCCTCTAATGTGGGGAAAGACATAGGTGGCAAGTTAGTTCTAATTGATTTGTATTTAAAAATTGGTAATAAGTCTGATTATTTAATATTTATTCATGATAAAGTCAGCCCTCATGCAGCTAATGGACGGCTTTGGAGAGAAAAGCTATTATCTATTTTAGAACCATCCAAAATTAGTCAGATCCTTAGAGAGTTTTCCATAAACGATAATGTAGGATTAATTGCCAATAAAGATTTACTTTTAAATGAGTTTGATCAAAGGAGCGGTAAGATTTTAGGATCTAATGCCTCTATATTATTGGAACTATTGAATGATTATAGATTTAAAATTAAAGACTATACTTTTGTAGGTGGAACCATGTTCTGGGTAAGGTCTAAAATATATGAAGATTTCTTTTCTAAACACAACCCGCTAACAATTAGGTCTTCTTTAGAGAAAGGGAATGTCCTAGATAATGACAATGGAACATACGCGCATTCTTGGGAAAGGATTTTAAGTTGGATAATGAATAATAGTAGCTTTAAAATTAAAGGTATATAA
- a CDS encoding M20/M25/M40 family metallo-hydrolase, whose protein sequence is MTSSIFSKTAFGLLLFFYASNSNAQSSWPSTFQQINSEVQANSKAYSSLQEASKTIGHRLTGSENGKKAEDYAFQLFKSYGLTDVRYQPFEVESWSRATLKLQVRTSGAQYQEVKAVSLAHSPVKANLTGQIVDMGNGLEADYKAKPNAVKGKIALVYLGILPGSPAGTGNLHRSEKTALAIKNGAKGIIIINTVAGGTLLTGTASVTGKLIPIPAICVGKEDGLTLKDQLQKGTAVTANIQMTNKSAKIKARNVIANLKGSELPNEKIVIGGHLDSWDLATGAIDNGIGSFAVIDMARTLQALNLKPKRTIEFVMFMGEEQGLLGSEAYIEQATKDKSLDKIAFMLNYDMTNDPKGYSASQESVKPLFQSIGAIAASIDTTFKNSFSARAGLHSDHQPFMLQGIPTGGSSGGKLPNNAGDCYHADCDSFSLVNEQQLKNTVRFSAMLLYGLADATSIPARKLTDAETKAFLIKNNLKEPLQIAGEWRWAD, encoded by the coding sequence ATGACTTCTTCTATCTTTTCTAAAACAGCTTTCGGGCTATTGTTATTCTTTTACGCTAGCAATTCCAACGCCCAATCCTCTTGGCCCTCCACCTTCCAGCAAATCAATTCTGAAGTGCAAGCCAATTCCAAGGCGTATAGTTCCCTGCAAGAGGCTTCTAAAACCATTGGCCACCGGCTCACGGGATCAGAGAATGGCAAGAAGGCAGAGGACTATGCGTTTCAACTTTTCAAATCCTATGGATTGACGGATGTGCGGTATCAACCATTTGAAGTGGAGAGCTGGAGCAGGGCAACTTTAAAGCTGCAAGTTCGTACAAGCGGCGCGCAATACCAAGAAGTAAAGGCGGTATCCCTTGCGCACTCACCAGTTAAGGCTAATCTCACTGGTCAAATAGTAGATATGGGCAATGGCTTGGAAGCCGACTACAAAGCCAAACCCAACGCGGTGAAAGGCAAGATTGCCTTGGTATACTTAGGCATCTTACCGGGTTCACCTGCCGGCACGGGCAACCTGCACCGATCTGAGAAGACCGCCTTGGCCATTAAAAACGGAGCCAAAGGAATTATCATCATCAACACGGTAGCGGGTGGAACGCTCTTGACGGGCACTGCATCTGTAACCGGTAAGCTCATTCCAATTCCGGCCATTTGCGTGGGCAAGGAAGATGGCTTGACACTGAAAGATCAGTTACAAAAAGGGACAGCGGTGACGGCGAATATCCAGATGACCAACAAGTCCGCTAAAATCAAAGCCAGAAATGTGATTGCCAACTTAAAAGGCAGTGAACTACCCAATGAGAAAATTGTGATTGGTGGGCACCTTGACAGCTGGGATTTGGCCACCGGTGCCATTGACAACGGCATCGGGTCATTTGCGGTAATAGACATGGCGCGCACCTTGCAAGCCTTGAACCTAAAACCTAAGCGCACCATTGAGTTTGTCATGTTTATGGGCGAAGAGCAGGGCTTATTGGGCTCTGAAGCTTACATTGAGCAGGCCACCAAAGACAAGAGCCTGGACAAGATTGCCTTCATGCTCAATTATGACATGACCAATGACCCGAAGGGCTACAGCGCCAGCCAAGAATCTGTGAAGCCGCTGTTCCAATCCATTGGGGCCATTGCCGCCTCTATTGACACCACGTTTAAAAACAGTTTCTCTGCCAGGGCTGGTTTGCACTCAGACCACCAGCCATTCATGTTGCAGGGCATCCCTACGGGCGGTTCCTCGGGCGGAAAGCTGCCCAACAACGCAGGCGACTGCTACCATGCCGACTGTGATTCCTTCTCTTTGGTGAATGAACAGCAATTGAAAAACACCGTCCGCTTCAGTGCCATGTTATTGTACGGTCTGGCAGATGCCACTTCCATTCCAGCCAGAAAGCTGACAGATGCAGAGACGAAAGCATTCTTGATTAAGAACAACCTCAAAGAACCTCTCCAAATAGCTGGTGAATGGCGCTGGGCCGACTAG
- a CDS encoding amidase has protein sequence MKRRNFLKAGSLAGITFSMLGVGACTQTKDKTTATTDKDGNSPSDEFELSEATVQQLQDRMKSGDLTSKRITQLYLDRIEAIDKNGPKLNSVIEINPDALQIAEAMDQERKNGKVRGPLHGIPVLIKDNIDTRDKMSTSAGALALAENKARKDAFVAAKLREAGAVILGKTNLSEWANFRSTRSTSGWSSRGGQTKNPYVLDRSPCGSSSGSGTAVAANLCAVAVGTETDGSVVCPASVNGAVGIKPTVGLVSRAGIIPISASQDTAGPIARTVADAAILLGALTGQDSNDPVTQEGAGKALSDYTKFLDANSLQGKRIGIEKSFLKGHEGIDELYKKAIEVLKSKGATVVEVEIAAKIGELGGDEFKVLQYEFKDGVNKYLATANAKVKSLKDVIEFNKQNAAKAMPYFKQEILEESEKLGDLKSKEYVKVHDKNLKTSRALINKIMDDNTLDAISGPTYGPSWCIDVVNGDAFSGYGLSTPAAISGYPHITVPMGLVHHLPIGFSFFGKPYTEGPLIALAYAFEQATKARQKPTFLHSTNPA, from the coding sequence ATGAAACGCAGAAACTTCCTGAAAGCCGGCTCTCTGGCGGGCATCACCTTCTCTATGCTGGGCGTAGGCGCCTGCACCCAAACCAAAGACAAAACCACCGCTACTACAGACAAAGACGGCAACTCCCCCTCAGATGAGTTTGAGTTGAGCGAGGCCACCGTCCAGCAGCTGCAGGACCGAATGAAAAGCGGCGACCTGACCTCCAAGAGAATCACCCAACTGTACCTGGACCGCATTGAGGCCATCGACAAAAACGGCCCAAAACTCAATTCTGTCATCGAAATAAATCCAGACGCGCTGCAGATTGCCGAGGCCATGGACCAGGAGCGCAAAAACGGCAAAGTACGCGGCCCGCTGCACGGCATTCCGGTGCTCATCAAAGACAACATTGACACCCGTGACAAGATGTCCACGAGCGCGGGGGCCTTGGCATTGGCGGAGAACAAAGCCAGAAAAGACGCCTTTGTGGCCGCCAAACTCCGTGAGGCGGGCGCCGTCATCCTGGGCAAAACCAACCTGAGCGAGTGGGCCAACTTCAGGTCTACGCGGTCTACCAGCGGCTGGAGCAGCCGCGGCGGACAGACCAAGAACCCGTATGTGTTGGACCGTTCTCCATGCGGCTCCAGTTCAGGCTCAGGGACGGCCGTGGCGGCCAACCTGTGCGCCGTGGCCGTGGGCACCGAGACCGATGGCTCCGTGGTGTGCCCGGCCTCCGTGAACGGCGCCGTGGGCATCAAGCCAACCGTGGGCCTGGTGAGCCGCGCGGGCATCATCCCCATCTCTGCCAGCCAGGACACCGCCGGCCCCATTGCCAGAACCGTGGCGGACGCGGCTATTCTGCTGGGCGCTTTGACCGGACAAGACTCCAATGACCCTGTCACGCAAGAAGGTGCCGGCAAAGCCCTTTCTGACTACACCAAATTCCTGGACGCCAACAGCCTGCAAGGCAAACGGATAGGCATTGAGAAATCCTTCCTGAAGGGACACGAAGGCATTGACGAGCTTTACAAGAAGGCCATTGAGGTGCTCAAAAGCAAAGGCGCCACGGTGGTGGAAGTGGAAATTGCGGCCAAAATTGGAGAACTGGGCGGCGACGAATTCAAGGTCCTCCAATACGAGTTCAAGGACGGCGTGAACAAGTACCTGGCCACAGCCAATGCCAAGGTCAAGTCATTGAAAGACGTCATTGAGTTCAACAAGCAGAATGCCGCCAAGGCCATGCCCTACTTTAAGCAGGAGATTCTGGAAGAGTCAGAAAAGCTAGGCGACTTGAAAAGCAAGGAGTACGTGAAGGTGCACGACAAGAACCTGAAAACCTCGCGCGCACTCATCAACAAAATCATGGATGACAACACGCTGGACGCCATCTCGGGCCCTACCTATGGTCCGTCCTGGTGCATTGACGTAGTGAACGGTGATGCCTTCTCGGGGTATGGTTTGTCCACACCGGCGGCCATCTCGGGCTACCCGCACATCACGGTGCCCATGGGACTGGTGCATCATCTGCCCATCGGGTTTTCCTTCTTCGGGAAGCCCTACACTGAGGGTCCGTTGATTGCCTTGGCCTACGCGTTTGAGCAGGCCACCAAGGCGCGTCAGAAACCCACGTTCCTGCACTCCACCAACCCAGCCTAA
- a CDS encoding aminotransferase class IV: MPDNPTLYAYVRGEILPYEQAFLHVSDLSIQRGYGVFDFLKVEQGQPLFMEDYLDRFFQSAQLMELEIPLERAALQEVIFTLIDKNNLPLSGIKMILTGGYSPDGYQPVSPNLLILQQPVTMPTQEQIQTGFSIITHDYVRDIPAAKTINYSVGIKLLSQVKAQGADDVLYHNGEVVSEFPRANFFIVRQDNTVVTAAQDVLKGITRKNVLEIAGRLFKAEEGIVTLQDIGQAKEAFLTSTTKRVMPVVKIDGRIIGDGTPGPVTLALLEELLKLENPDASQ, encoded by the coding sequence ATGCCCGATAACCCAACTTTGTACGCCTATGTGCGCGGCGAGATTCTGCCGTATGAGCAAGCGTTTTTGCATGTGAGTGACCTGTCCATTCAGCGGGGCTACGGCGTGTTTGATTTTTTGAAAGTAGAGCAGGGGCAACCGCTTTTCATGGAAGATTACCTGGACCGGTTCTTCCAGTCCGCCCAATTGATGGAGCTGGAGATTCCCCTGGAGCGGGCGGCGTTGCAAGAGGTAATCTTCACCTTGATTGATAAGAACAACCTGCCGCTCTCGGGTATCAAGATGATTCTGACGGGGGGCTATTCCCCGGACGGCTATCAACCGGTGTCTCCCAACCTGCTCATCCTTCAGCAGCCTGTGACCATGCCTACCCAAGAGCAGATTCAGACAGGTTTTTCTATAATCACCCATGACTATGTGCGGGACATTCCGGCGGCCAAGACCATCAATTACTCCGTGGGCATCAAGCTGTTGAGTCAGGTGAAAGCCCAAGGCGCGGATGATGTGCTGTACCACAACGGCGAGGTTGTATCCGAATTCCCTAGGGCGAATTTTTTCATCGTTCGGCAGGACAATACCGTAGTGACAGCCGCGCAGGATGTCTTGAAAGGCATTACCCGGAAGAACGTGCTAGAGATTGCCGGCCGGCTGTTCAAAGCCGAGGAAGGCATTGTCACCTTGCAGGACATTGGCCAGGCCAAGGAGGCGTTTCTCACCAGCACTACCAAGCGGGTCATGCCTGTGGTGAAGATAGACGGCCGCATCATTGGCGACGGTACGCCCGGCCCGGTTACGCTTGCGCTTCTGGAAGAACTTCTGAAGCTGGAGAACCCAGATGCATCGCAGTAG
- a CDS encoding ankyrin repeat domain-containing protein — MDAMEFSSINPEHLLFDAARKGDVALIKELLAEGVNVDVRDGRGFTPMILASY, encoded by the coding sequence ATGGACGCAATGGAATTCAGCTCTATTAACCCAGAACACTTACTCTTTGACGCCGCCCGCAAAGGAGACGTGGCGCTAATAAAAGAACTTCTAGCCGAAGGCGTGAACGTAGACGTGCGGGATGGGCGTGGCTTCACCCCCATGATTCTGGCCAGCTATTAA
- a CDS encoding ankyrin repeat domain-containing protein produces MNIQDNSGNTALMGLCFKGHAEIAELLIQHGADLNLQNGSGGTALMFATMFGRHELVKIVAKHGADQNLRDSRGLTATEMAHKIGNEEALKVLDA; encoded by the coding sequence GTGAACATTCAGGACAACAGCGGTAACACGGCCTTGATGGGTCTCTGCTTCAAAGGCCACGCCGAAATAGCGGAATTGCTCATTCAACACGGTGCCGACCTTAACCTACAGAATGGGAGCGGCGGCACGGCCCTCATGTTCGCGACCATGTTCGGACGCCATGAATTGGTAAAGATTGTAGCCAAGCATGGCGCCGACCAGAACCTGAGAGACAGCCGTGGCTTGACAGCCACTGAGATGGCCCATAAAATAGGCAACGAAGAAGCCTTGAAAGTCCTAGACGCCTAA
- a CDS encoding P1 family peptidase codes for MKHLLTLVLLLCLLPWAQAQQRKRAREYGVKIGVLPTGQLNAITDVPGVKVGHVTFVQGAQVRTGVTAILPHGGNLFQEKVPSAVFVGNGFGKLAGVTQIRELGNLESPIILTNTLGVGTAMNAVVDYTLQQPGNETVQSVNAVVGETNDGYLNDIRGRHVTQAQVLEAIQQAKGGPVAEGNVGAGTGTVCFGFKGGIGTSSRQLPQALGGYTVGVLVQSNFGGVLQIDGVPVGEELKQFSFSKQILEKADGSCMMVVATNAPVDARNLERMAQRAMLGLAKTGGIASNGSGDYVIAFSTHAGVRVPFTSKEATQTVTYLRNDDMSALFLATIEATEEAIINSLFKAETMQGKDQHTIQALPLDKTLDLLKKYHAR; via the coding sequence ATGAAACATCTTTTAACTCTTGTATTGCTGCTTTGTCTTCTGCCTTGGGCGCAGGCCCAGCAGCGCAAGCGCGCCAGAGAATACGGCGTGAAGATTGGGGTATTGCCCACCGGTCAGCTCAACGCCATTACTGATGTGCCAGGCGTGAAAGTGGGGCATGTGACCTTTGTACAAGGCGCTCAGGTACGGACTGGCGTGACGGCTATTCTTCCGCATGGCGGCAACCTGTTCCAGGAGAAAGTGCCCTCGGCGGTGTTTGTGGGCAACGGCTTTGGCAAGCTGGCAGGCGTGACGCAGATACGGGAACTAGGCAACTTAGAATCGCCAATTATTCTAACAAATACCCTGGGCGTGGGCACGGCGATGAATGCGGTAGTAGACTACACGTTACAACAGCCGGGCAATGAAACGGTGCAGTCGGTGAATGCAGTGGTAGGGGAAACGAATGACGGGTATCTGAATGACATACGCGGACGGCATGTGACGCAGGCGCAGGTGCTGGAGGCCATTCAACAAGCCAAGGGAGGGCCGGTGGCAGAAGGCAACGTGGGCGCGGGGACGGGGACGGTGTGCTTCGGGTTTAAGGGCGGCATTGGCACCTCCAGCCGACAACTGCCACAAGCCCTAGGCGGCTATACGGTGGGCGTGCTGGTGCAGAGTAACTTTGGCGGCGTGTTGCAGATAGACGGCGTGCCGGTAGGAGAGGAACTCAAGCAGTTTTCTTTCAGTAAGCAGATTCTGGAGAAGGCAGATGGTTCCTGCATGATGGTGGTGGCCACCAACGCGCCCGTGGACGCCCGCAACCTGGAGCGCATGGCGCAGCGGGCCATGCTGGGTCTGGCCAAAACCGGCGGCATTGCCTCCAACGGAAGCGGGGATTACGTCATTGCTTTTTCCACCCACGCTGGGGTGCGGGTGCCGTTCACCTCCAAAGAGGCTACCCAAACCGTCACGTATCTTCGGAATGACGACATGAGTGCCTTGTTCCTGGCTACCATTGAAGCCACTGAGGAAGCCATCATCAATTCGCTGTTCAAAGCTGAAACCATGCAAGGCAAAGACCAACATACCATCCAAGCCCTGCCCTTAGACAAAACCTTAGACCTACTCAAGAAATACCATGCCCGATAA